TTTCCGAATTATACTTTTCGTATCCAGGACGAGAAGTTGCGGATGAAAAAAAACGAATCGTAAAGGATGTTTTACTTTCCGAAATCAGAAAGGCAAAAGTTTCCATTCGAGCTTATTTATATTCTATCGATGATTACGAAATTTTAACTGAACTTTATCTGAAACAAAAGTCTGGTATTCGTATTGAATTGTTTGGTGATAAAGAGGAAGATTATTCGGAATTAGAATCACTGGGATTGGGAATCCAACGATGGTCTGGCTCGGGGATTCACCACACAAAAATCTGGATATTTGACCAATCTCGCTTTTTTGCTGGAACTGGTAACTTTACAACTCATGGCCTTGCCACTGACAACAATGTCTTTTGGACACAGAATATTTCTCAAAAAGAATGGGAAGAGATCACAAAAACCTTAGATGGAAAAAATCCAAATGGATCTTTTCGAATTGGGCCTTTAGTTTATTGGGTTTCACCTGAAGCCGGCCTTGAAATTCAACAGGAGTTACTTGAGGCTGTGGATTCGGCGAAACATTCAATCAAATATTTGATTTATTCTCATTATGATCCTTTACTTAGTATGAAACTCCTTGAGGCAAGTAGAAGGGGCGTTCGGATCGAAGCTATTTACAATTCTCCTATGTCTACGAACCCAGAAGGAAATTACTTAAGCCAACATTTAGAATATCCTTCTCAAATTTGGGAAGATGGAAATGTTGATTTTGTATTCAAAGATGACCGTTATTTAGGAGGATTGTTGCACCACAAAACAATGATCATAGATGACCAAATTGTTTATACAGGTTCTTATAATTATTCTGTTTCAGCGAGAGATAAAAATAAGGAAATATTTGTAAGATTGGACCATCCTTTGATCGCAAAGGAATTTTTAATGGAATGGAAGCGGATTTTGTGGATGGCCAATCCCCTTCCATCAAACTTCGATGGGGGAACAAATTTAAGTAACAATGGAGACATTCGGATGTTTTCAATTTATCAATTTCAAAATTCTCTTTTTCAAACCAATCTTCTTTTCAATGCAGATGGAATCTTTGATACTAATTCCAATGGGCTTTCCAGCGCATACAAACAAACGCTTGGTTTGACGGGCATCAAACGATCAAAAGAAGGGGAGCGGTTCATTTTTGATTCAAAAATTTTGGATCCAATCTGGGAAGAAAGTGAAGGATCCAATCTACAATTGGGATTCCAGAATTATTTTTTGGGTACAAAACTAAGCCTTTCTAATGGCGAAAGGATCCATTCGATTTCTTTTTGGGATGGATCCCATCCAAAAGAGTTTTATTTGTTGGATGCGAACTCAACAATTTTAGGCCAAACTGATTTTTGGAAAGGGAGAAACTTATGGTTTTGGGTACATTCGGAAAAAAGGACTCTTTCTTTTTGTCACACAAAAGAGAAAATGAAACCACCGGAGTGGGTGGTATTTCTTAAAAACCGGTTGGAGGCAAAAGGAAAACAATCACCAGTATGTTCAAACGACTAATCATTCCATTTTATCTTCTATGACTGGAACAAGGATCTTCGCAATTTCATCTTGGAGTTTCATGTAGTTGTTGATTCCCAAATGAGTGATTTGTTTGTTCACATCGTTTAACATCGTTTGTATGAGCAAGATAAGAGTGTGTTTTTTATCTGCTGGAATTTTGGAATCATGGATTAAATCTGACATGGCTTGTCCAGTATCCACTGGAAAAGAGATTTTCCAAGCACTTTTAGACCCAGTTTTTCAGTTCTAACTCTTTCAACTTAGGAGAAAAACGAAACGTAAAAAATACTATGAGTATGGTCATTGTTGCACCAAAGACAACAGATCCAACCGGGCCTAGGATTTTTGCGGAAACCCCTGATTCAAAGGCACCAATCTCATTGGAAGAACCAATAAACACTTTGTTAATTGCACTCACTCGTCCTCTCATCTCTTCCGGTGTCATTGTCTGCATAATGGTAGAGCGAACGACAACAGACACACTGTCAAAGACTCCCGATAAAAATAAGGCAAAAAGTGAAAGGAAAAAGGAATGAGAAATACCAAACACTAACATACAAACACCAAAACCAAATACGCAGAAAAGCAAAACTCTCCCTGATTTTTCAAGTGGTGGTTTGTATGTGAGGTAGTAAGCCATCAGCAGTGCTCCAAGTGATGGGGCTGCACGTAAATATCCTAGGCCTTCAGAACCGACGAATAAAATATCTTTTGCATACACTGGCAAAAGGGCTACGGCTCCACCGAAAAGAACAGCAAACATATCAAGTGCCATTGCACCTAACATGATTTCATTTTTTAAAACAAAGCGAAGTCCCACGAGGAGGCTATCCTTCAGAGCTTCTTTTTCTTTTCGTTCTGGAAGGTTTCTTTTTGCGATCCAAAAGAATAATAAAAAGGGGAGTCCAATACAAATAGAATCGAGAGCATACGCCGCTTGCATGCCAAAAGTTCCATATACAATTCCTCCGAGAGCGGGGCCAATGACAGCACCCGCTTGGAAAGAGGTGCCCATCCAGGCAGCGGAATGTGGGTAATGTTCTCTTGGAACAAGTTGTGTCACAAAACTAAAGATCGCCGGAGAAATAAATCCTCTAGCAATTCCGGAAACCAAAATGACTAAAAAGATCGGATAGGCTTTGTAAGTTTCGAGTAAAAAAGCCAAAGGTCCAGTAAATGCAAAAAGTGTTAATGAACAAACAAACAAAAAGAATAAACAAACGACAATGATATTGCGCCTATCTCGGAGATCAGCTAGATGGCCTGCGTAAAGTGAAACGATGATGGAAGGTATTGCTTCAAAAAGTCCGACGAGACCTAAATCCAAAACACTGCCAGTCAGTTCATAAACTTGCCAACCGACAATGGTTGCTTGGATGTTGATCGCAAGAACCATGAAGAATCTAGCGATAATAAAAAATCGAAAATCGCGGTGTTTGAAAATGGCCAAAGAAAGGTTTTTCTTCATCTCTTTAGCCAATGATTATTTGTTATTCATTTGGGGCAATCGACAATCTGAATCACTTGTCTTCTGATTACTCACTACCCAATTGGAAATTTAAAGTTTTTACGGCCTCTTCATTTCCTACATTGTCAACAGAATAGTAAAAAAGCTGGAAAGAACCTTTACATATTGATTTTAATTCACTGATGGAAATTTCCGATAAATAGGATTTAAACTCTGATTGTGTTCCCGACTGACAAGTGTAAGCTGTTAGAATGTCCTTTGTTCCGCTTAGTCGATCCTTGGCAATGAGTTTGACTTTGGTTTCTGGTGAAAGATACTTGTGACCTCCTTTCCCAATGGAATTAGGGCCGACCCATTCCCATCTGGTTTCTGGTGCTGAAGTATCTTTAATAAAGTCTAAAACTTGCATTGGTTCTTTATTACCAGCATGATCCAAAGAAAAATATAGAAATTTATAATTCCCTTCGTCTTGGATGGGAACAGAAGTCATTGCTTTGCTTGAATTCCAGTGGCCACCGTTTATACGATATCGAATTTCAGCCACACCGGACGCATCATCAGAAGGATTCAAAGTTAGCTGGTCTTTTGTAAGGTAACGAACAGAATCCTCTTTTTCTTTGACGATGACAAAACTATCCGTCGAAACAACAGAGGTCACCTTTTTTGGTTCTGCCTTCGGAACAAAGGTCTTTTTGGCAACAAACTCTTTGGGAACTGAGAGAGGTGAGCCTGGATCTACATTTGTTGAATACACTTGTGTCCAGAAACCTTTGGCACCATATTCACCGAGTCTACGAACCCGAAAGTATTCAAAGTCATCTTTTGGTGTGACGGTAATTCTGTTTCCTTTGAACTGAATGGATTCAGGAGGTTTGGGTGCAATGGTATCCCCATTTTCGTTTGGTTTTTCTTGCCAAAGTTCTAATTCAAAATTAGCATCCGGTTCTGCATCGATGGCAATTCGAAGTTCTCTTTTTGGTTTAGATACAAGAGAACTAAATGCGAAAACAAAAATGGAAAAAATGAGTAAAAAATTTCGATTCATAGACCTTCTATTCTTCTTTGAGGCGAGGTGCTTCTGGAATTTTATATGGTTGTACAGGAGACTTACCTTTTTCAACAAAAGTTGCCATCCCTTGTTTTAGTTCGACTGTTTTCCCTTGCGCGGCGACATCAACTACACCTTCAAAACAAGAAATAGTTGAACTTAACTTTTCATCTAACTCCACTCGGAATTCCGTTCCTCGAACTCCCGCAGTAGATGATGGGCTTACAATATTGAATTTATGTTCTGTTGTGGGTGGATTAGATTTTGTTACCTTTGCATCCAAACTACCTTTGAACAAAGCAACAGTCACTGGACCACCTTTTTTATCTTCACCCTTTACTTCAAAATGGCTGTTCGTCAATATTCGCACCATACCGACGTTATTGATATGAAGGTCTGTTTTTCCTTTGCCTGTTGTTTTGATTTGGTCATTCGGGTGGAGTTCTTGTCCTAATTTTAAGGGAACCCAAGGTCCTTTCCCGCCAGTTCCATTCCATTCTACTTGTCCCATCACAAATTCAGTGACTCCCACCACTGCTTTACGAAGGAAAACAGGAACGACTAAAGTCAAACCCGGTTTGATTAGATCTGGATTTGGGATTTTGTTATGTTTTAAAAGTTCTGGCCATCGTCTAGGATCTGATAAATGCCTTTCCGAAATGAGGGAGAGTGTTTCACCTTTTTGTACCGTGATGGTAATGGGTTCTAATGTTTCGGCACCTTCTGCAAAAAGAGACAACTGACCGAATATTATGATAAGTACTAAGATTGATTCTGCGATGGACTTTCTCATATATATACTGTCTCAAACCAATGTTTAATTTTCCAGCAATTTCGAAAATCTTGGGGATTTTTCTAAACTTGGATTCTTCTATTTTTTAGAATTCTCTAAAGATTGAATGTGATTCTACGAGGGCTCTTTAGTAAAAAACTCTACAATCCTTAGGTTATTTTTTCAAATTTAGAAAGTAAAGACCAAGAGCTGCCACCATATGGGGATGATGGATGGTTCCATCAAGTAACAGTTGTTTTACTTCTTCTGGTTCCTTTAAAACAACTTCGATGTCTTCTCCTTCATCAAACTCTACATTGTGAAGTTGTTCTACATCATAGGCAACATAGGAATAAGACCAATTGGTAAACATTGCCGGGTTACCGGAAAACTTAGAGAGCAATTTGTATTTCGATGGATCCGTGGCATAACCCGTTTCTTCTCTCAGCTCTCGAATGGCCGATTCCAGTTCGGAACCAGGTCCTTCCTCATCTACAATTCCACCAGGGATTTCCAAACTGTCCTCACCAATTCCATGTCGGTATTGTTTGATGAGGAGAATCTCTCCGGTTTTTGTCACCGGTACCACATTGACCCAGTTTTTAGATTTTAGAACATAATAGGTTTTTTCTTCCGTTGAACGGGGAAGTTGGATATCAAAACTAGCAAGAGTATAAATGGGAGTGGGGTAGAGGACTTTCCAATTTTTTCGTTCTTTCACATTCGTTTCCTCCTTACAAGGGAAATCGGATTCCATACATTGTATAGAGATTTTCCATCTTTTTTGTCGTGATCAAAATCTTACTCTTGCGGATTCCGGGATAAGGAAAACTATCTCCATATGAAATTATATGGAAGCATCACATCTCCTTATGTAAGAAGGATTCGTTTTCTTTGTTTGGAATTAGGAATTCCTTTTTCCTTAACCGATACCGTAACGGAAGCCGGCCAAAAAGAATTACGAGAAAAAACCCCGCTATGGAAAATTCCTTACGCAGAGATAGATGATTTGAAAATTTGGGATAGCCACACCATTACAGATTATCTTTTTGAGACAAAAGGCAATGGGAACTTTCGTCCTAAAAATGGCCCCCACCATTACCGGGAAGCCAATTTGCTTACTGCTATAGACCAAGCTCTCGACAACGGAATTTTACTATTTTATTTGAATAAAGAAGGAATCAAACCAGATGCGGCTCCATATCTAACAAAAAACGCACTCCGTATCAGTTCGATTTTAGATTATATCAAACGTGAGTTAAACGGTCATTTTTTCTTTACAGATGGGAAAATCGGACTTTCGGAAATTGCTCTTTATTCAGCTCTCGATTGGATTCGGTTTCGTTCGGTTCTACCAGTGGAAGAAGATCCTGTTTTTGCAGGTTTTCTAAACTTCCATGGTCAGTCCAAATCTTGGAAGGAAACTGCTCCTAAGTAATAAAGAACAGCCGTTTTTCACTCGACCAGATGGGATTTACCAAGATTATGTCCCTTACTGGTCTCCCTATGAAATTGAATGCGGCGCAAATGGAAGCAGTCTCCACCATCCAAGGACCTCTTTTGGTTTTCGCTGGAGCAGGATCTGGAAAAACCAGGGTCATCACCAACCGAATTGCTCATATGGTGGAAGGGGTAAAAATCCCTGCGAGTAAAATAGTCGCCCTTTCTTTTACCAACAAAAGTGCCAAAGAGATGGCAGAACGTCTGCGAAAGATGGTTCCCA
This genomic stretch from Leptospira meyeri harbors:
- a CDS encoding LBF_2017 N-terminal domain-containing protein; translation: MNRNFLLIFSIFVFAFSSLVSKPKRELRIAIDAEPDANFELELWQEKPNENGDTIAPKPPESIQFKGNRITVTPKDDFEYFRVRRLGEYGAKGFWTQVYSTNVDPGSPLSVPKEFVAKKTFVPKAEPKKVTSVVSTDSFVIVKEKEDSVRYLTKDQLTLNPSDDASGVAEIRYRINGGHWNSSKAMTSVPIQDEGNYKFLYFSLDHAGNKEPMQVLDFIKDTSAPETRWEWVGPNSIGKGGHKYLSPETKVKLIAKDRLSGTKDILTAYTCQSGTQSEFKSYLSEISISELKSICKGSFQLFYYSVDNVGNEEAVKTLNFQLGSE
- a CDS encoding FecR domain-containing protein, which translates into the protein MRKSIAESILVLIIIFGQLSLFAEGAETLEPITITVQKGETLSLISERHLSDPRRWPELLKHNKIPNPDLIKPGLTLVVPVFLRKAVVGVTEFVMGQVEWNGTGGKGPWVPLKLGQELHPNDQIKTTGKGKTDLHINNVGMVRILTNSHFEVKGEDKKGGPVTVALFKGSLDAKVTKSNPPTTEHKFNIVSPSSTAGVRGTEFRVELDEKLSSTISCFEGVVDVAAQGKTVELKQGMATFVEKGKSPVQPYKIPEAPRLKEE
- a CDS encoding phospholipase D-like domain-containing protein, encoding MKRIGAVFLLVFLNFCQKPKSNSDLTSLLYGSSPISELYFSYPGREVADEKKRIVKDVLLSEIRKAKVSIRAYLYSIDDYEILTELYLKQKSGIRIELFGDKEEDYSELESLGLGIQRWSGSGIHHTKIWIFDQSRFFAGTGNFTTHGLATDNNVFWTQNISQKEWEEITKTLDGKNPNGSFRIGPLVYWVSPEAGLEIQQELLEAVDSAKHSIKYLIYSHYDPLLSMKLLEASRRGVRIEAIYNSPMSTNPEGNYLSQHLEYPSQIWEDGNVDFVFKDDRYLGGLLHHKTMIIDDQIVYTGSYNYSVSARDKNKEIFVRLDHPLIAKEFLMEWKRILWMANPLPSNFDGGTNLSNNGDIRMFSIYQFQNSLFQTNLLFNADGIFDTNSNGLSSAYKQTLGLTGIKRSKEGERFIFDSKILDPIWEESEGSNLQLGFQNYFLGTKLSLSNGERIHSISFWDGSHPKEFYLLDANSTILGQTDFWKGRNLWFWVHSEKRTLSFCHTKEKMKPPEWVVFLKNRLEAKGKQSPVCSND
- a CDS encoding glutathione S-transferase family protein encodes the protein MKLYGSITSPYVRRIRFLCLELGIPFSLTDTVTEAGQKELREKTPLWKIPYAEIDDLKIWDSHTITDYLFETKGNGNFRPKNGPHHYREANLLTAIDQALDNGILLFYLNKEGIKPDAAPYLTKNALRISSILDYIKRELNGHFFFTDGKIGLSEIALYSALDWIRFRSVLPVEEDPVFAGFLNFHGQSKSWKETAPK
- a CDS encoding MFS transporter yields the protein MKKNLSLAIFKHRDFRFFIIARFFMVLAINIQATIVGWQVYELTGSVLDLGLVGLFEAIPSIIVSLYAGHLADLRDRRNIIVVCLFFLFVCSLTLFAFTGPLAFLLETYKAYPIFLVILVSGIARGFISPAIFSFVTQLVPREHYPHSAAWMGTSFQAGAVIGPALGGIVYGTFGMQAAYALDSICIGLPFLLFFWIAKRNLPERKEKEALKDSLLVGLRFVLKNEIMLGAMALDMFAVLFGGAVALLPVYAKDILFVGSEGLGYLRAAPSLGALLMAYYLTYKPPLEKSGRVLLFCVFGFGVCMLVFGISHSFFLSLFALFLSGVFDSVSVVVRSTIMQTMTPEEMRGRVSAINKVFIGSSNEIGAFESGVSAKILGPVGSVVFGATMTILIVFFTFRFSPKLKELELKNWV
- a CDS encoding NUDIX hydrolase, with amino-acid sequence MKERKNWKVLYPTPIYTLASFDIQLPRSTEEKTYYVLKSKNWVNVVPVTKTGEILLIKQYRHGIGEDSLEIPGGIVDEEGPGSELESAIRELREETGYATDPSKYKLLSKFSGNPAMFTNWSYSYVAYDVEQLHNVEFDEGEDIEVVLKEPEEVKQLLLDGTIHHPHMVAALGLYFLNLKK